One window of Mustela lutreola isolate mMusLut2 chromosome 13, mMusLut2.pri, whole genome shotgun sequence genomic DNA carries:
- the LOC131814091 gene encoding nascent polypeptide-associated complex subunit alpha, muscle-specific form-like has product MTGECKPSGPARLAPPPRCLPGVLTPVPSSRPTDLVQQRGDLVLNLVQRRGDLVLDLVQQRGDLVLNLVQRRGDLVLDLVQRRGDLVLDLVQRRGDLVLNLVQRRGDLVLDLVQRRAPPCPWVPGRSASGCLDGVETEPVALEEAWVTEPECPLTTHLGGRTSSTLLSSKDHFLQLQGPTALRSHPTTFPKAETPMSAQGLRSKHGKTCGSEKPVDVQALRKKVSSVTCGPAARAVLSSLLLYITDLQDRPPEPLPARRAEGGESRASHSPESQDAHRRPTCFQLLQAKFMGTGREFRLKKAREVGRLISKDKQGPGRSLVTATINKLLDKAREGAGRPMQDREPPPSQKPRQGLPAGKGTVKNILKIFLAAEKKEVCEEPTAAKGPLPKPTKRGSMLSKLREKFEQSGCLCSEAGVLPLRTEGRKKKNLVRKKTHQPETRTLSTATIASTCLGTPLARFLACTAEPVPAFNIATVVCGPRSWLSHCAKISHSRQRHVLRGGTGTSPSMGVIGDGQGQPSGEPTQPPAPWATALGDSLEMAFLGEGTKPIPGLAPSPASHRGGPLPGHEPAGSLLKPASPARARAMGGDGTGSPPAGDTAQHTMAPGEAGPGLWQELQNTGAGMAPKFALTVCSSEDETEGVGLGSEEDLQFALQETFPEQKEAGHIPPLPAPAVQALQGTQSALESPQITVTRLVTYQVPPAPATPPQAVASPHVTVPRLDTCQVPPAPATPPQAVASPHVTVPRLDTCQVPPAPATPPQAVASPHVTVPRLDTCQVSPAPATPPQAVASPHVTVPRLDTCQVPPAPATPPQAVASPHVTVPRLDTCQVPPAPATPPQAVASPHVTVPRLDTCQVPPAPATPPQAVASPHVTVPRLDTCQVPPAPATLHQASGGGDRSSSLLSSEGKGRGGFENARGVFPMGTGSENIRAASTVGGPLQVLSVPLARGATSMGQDLPAAAPQQCPTQGMANTHGFGDSKELQHPEGRAGEDVSEPACKMHQWPASGDRLVHGRDTPWHHPMTSGNRQTGDSPSVPDHQRELPTQAGHPVGVSAALGATPSDRTQSDSSTTGEEKILCGHELGGLPRGDSAQPGEQATGSTSPGLGNDSPAPLIERPQPAPGAPRREAATRATESHTAPAAGSVLKSVDSVARGRDLAQEPGGCPLPAFPSLAAVALTQASSPPHSSVPTRCSEHLLESSTRVGLGQRWPEPPESPAAVPLQAADTPLRPAEPRVSVVAESKASVVAGGRGVPVVHGSPCGGVMTRIPGGAPPTPLGSAAVEPPPSGNQQAEEDKHVLPKEQVPPGAGAPCQPPPPGAAGGQWVGGALQKGPNPPAHSPSVSLMRAGVQDRVEVGDRHQPRAGQGALEEGAAGPVRLDGPPDRGVALWGQKAGPQAIKKGQTQPREVKVGRGAEVGATEVGTGHPCTGKVPEHAQGQRERPAERPPWGHSAQAGKNQEPSPAEKPGHPAQAQAGRTAPHIAAGPADSSSEAASAVGGRRRSCRPAPRGSQAEAGAPHQVAESQPMVGRSPWSSGPEPAPGSTGPTPKPGGCEMPCAPAQEGPPEAPEAESGAWEHVRCGRLAHFAKYRAQSFSDQRSFDLSFRPTTIRANDTFELPK; this is encoded by the exons ATGACGGGAGAATGTAAACCCAGCGGCCCTGCCCGTCTGGCCCCACCTCCGAGATGCCTGCCCGGTGTCCTGACACCTGTCCCCAGCTCCAGGCCCACGG ACCTCGTGCAGCAGAGAGGTGACCTCGTTCTCAACCTCGTGCAGCGGAGAGGTGACCTCGTTCTAGACCTCGTGCAGCAGAGAGGTGACCTCGTTCTCAACCTCGTGCAGCGGAGAGGTGACCTCGTTCTAGACCTCGTGCAGCGGAGAGGTGACCTTGTTCTAGACCTCGTGCAGCGGAGAGGTGACCTCGTTCTCAACCTCGTGCAGCGGAGAGGTGACCTTGTTCTAGACCTCGTGCAGCGGAGAG CTCCTCCCTGTCCCTGGGTCCCTGGTCGCAGCGCCTCGGGCTGCCTCGATGGCGTGGAGACAGAGCCCGTGGCTCTGGAGGAGGCCTGGGTCACGGAGCCTGAGTGCCCCCTGACCACCCACCTTGGTGGGAGAA CCTCATccactctgctcagcagcaaaGACCACTTCCTGCAGCTCCAGGGGCCCACCGCCCTCCGGTCCCACCCCACGACCTTCCCTAAGGCTGAGACCCCCATGTCGGCCCAGGGCCTGCG CTCCAAGCACGGCAAGACTTGTGGCAGCGAGAAGCCTGTTGACGTCCAAGCCCTGCGGAAGAAGGTCAGCAGTGTGACGTGCGGCCCGGCTGCCCGAGCCGTCCTCAGCAGCCTGCTGCTCTATATCACTGACCTCCAGGACAGGCCCCCGGAGCCGCTGCCTGCCAGGAGGGCAGAGGGCGGGGAGAGCAGGGCCAGCCACTCGCCTGAGAGCCAGGACGCCCACCGGCGACCCACGTGCTTCCAGCTCCTGCAGGCCAAGTTCATGGGCACAGGCCGTGAGTTCCGCCTCAAGAAGGCCCGGGAGGTAGGGAGGCTGATATCTAAGGACAAGCAGGGCCCCGGCAGGAGCTTGGTGACCGCTACCATCAACAAGCTCCTGGACAAGGCCCGGGAGGGAGCCGGCCGCCCCATGCAGGACCGGGAGCCGCCCCCCAGCCAGAAACCCCGGCAGGGCCTCCCCGCCGGGAAGGGCACCGTGAAAAACATTCTGAAGATATTCTTGGCCGCAGAGAAGAAGGAGGTCTGTGAGGAGCCCACAGCGGCCAAGGGGCCTCTGCCCAAGCCCACCAAGAGGGGCTCCATGCTGTCCAAGCTGCGGGAGAAGTTCGAGCAGAGTGGTTGTCTTTGCTCCGAGGCTGGCGTGCTGCCGCTCCGCacggaggggaggaagaagaagaacctGGTGAGGAAAAAGACGCACCAGCCAGAGACGCGCACGCTCAGCACGGCCACCATTGCCAGCACCTGCCTCGGGACGCCGCTGGCCCGCTTCCTGGCCTGCACCGCGGAGCCTGTGCCGGCCTTCAACATCGCCACTGTCGTCTGCGGCCCCCGGAGCTGGCTGTCCCACTGTGCCAAAATCAGCCATTCCCGGCAACGGCACGTGCTCCGGGGAGGAACAGGCACGTCCCCCAGCATGGGGGTCATAGGAGATGGACAGGGACAGCCTAGTGGGGAACCCACACAACCTCCAGCACCCTGGGCCACGGCTCTTGGGGACAGCCTGGAAATGGCATTCCTGGGTGAGGGGACCAAGCCCATCCCTGGGCTagccccctctcctgcctcccacagGGGTGGGCCCCTTCCTGGCCATGAGCCTGCGGGGTCACTCCTCAAACCAGCCAGCCCAGCGCGTGCCAGGGCAATGGGAGGCGATGGGACGGGGAGCCCTCCTGCAGGGGACACTGCACAGCACACCATGGCGCCTGGGGAagctgggccaggcctgtggcaGGAGCTCCAGAACACAGGAGCCGGGATGGCCCCCAAGTTTGCCCTGACGGTTTGCAGTTCTGAGGATGAAACAGAAGGAGTGGGTCTAGGCTCGGAGGAAGACCTCCAGTTCGCGCTCCAGGAGACTTTCCCGGAACAGAAAGAAGCGGGACATATCCCGCCACTTCCAGCGCCTGCGGTCCAGGCCCTGCAGGGCACACAGTCAGCCCTGGAGTCTCCCCAGATAACTGTCACGCGGCTGGTCACATATCAAGTGCCACCAGCACCTGCCACGCCGCCCCAGGCCGTGGCATCTCCCCACGTGACTGTCCCACGTCTGGACACGTGCCAAGTGCCACCAGCACCTGCCACGCCGCCCCAGGCCGTGGCATCTCCCCACGTGACTGTCCCACGTCTGGACACGTGCCAAGTGCCACCAGCACCTGCCACGCCGCCCCAGGCCGTGGCATCTCCCCACGTGACTGTCCCACGTCTGGACACGTGCCAAGTGTCACCAGCACCTGCCACGCCGCCCCAGGCCGTGGCTTCTCCCCACGTGACTGTCCCACGTCTGGACACGTGCCAAGTGCCACCAGCACCTGCCACGCCGCCCCAGGCCGTGGCTTCTCCCCACGTGACTGTCCCACGTCTGGACACGTGCCAAGTGCCACCAGCACCTGCCACGCCGCCCCAGGCCGTGGCTTCTCCCCACGTGACTGTCCCACGTCTGGACACGTGCCAAGTGCCACCAGCACCTGCCACGCCGCCCCAGGCCGTGGCATCTCCCCACGTGACTGTCCCACGTCTGGACACGTGCCAAGTGCCACCAGCACCTGCCACGCTGCACCAGGCATCAGGTGGTGGAGACAGAAGTTCTAGTCTTCTGAGTAGTGAAGGCAAGGGTCGGGGTGGGTTTGAAAATGCTCGAGGGGTGTTTCCCATGGGGACAGGAAGTGAGAACATCCGAGCAGCCAGCACGGTTGGAGGCCCCCTCCAAGTTCTGAGTGTCCCTCTGGCAAGGGGTGCCACCAGCATGGGTCAGGACCTCCCAGCGGCAGCCCCACAACAATGTCCCACCCAGGGAATGGCAAACACCCACGGTTTTGGGGATTCAAAGGAGCTCCAGCATCCTGAGGGTCGGGCAGGAGAGGACGTGTCTGAGCCGGCCTGCAAGATGCATCAGTGGCCAGCATCAGGGGACAGGCTGGTCCATGGCAGGGACACCCCATGGCATCATCCCATGACCTCAGGGAATCGACAGACAGGGGACAGCCCCTCAGTCCCTGACCATCAGCGAGAGCTGCCTACCCAGGCAGGACACCCAGTGGGTGTCTCGGCAGCTCTGGGGGCCACCCCCAGCGACAGAACCCAGTCTGACAGTTCGACCACTGGGGAAGAGAAGATCCTGTGTGGGCACGAGCTCGGAGGGCTGCCCCGAGGAGACTCCGCCCAGCCTGGCGAGCAGGCTACAGGGAGCACCAGTCCTGGCCTCGGCAATGACAGCCCTGCCCCCCTCATCGAACGTCCCCAGCCAGCTCCCGGAGCCCCCAGGCGGGAGGCAGCCACAAGGGCCACAGAGAGCCACACTGCACCAGCAGCAGGCAGCGTTCTGAAGTCTGTAGACAGCGTGGCCAGAGGGCGGGACCTAGCGCAGGAGCCGGGGGGCTGCCCCCTGCCAGCGTTCCCCAGCCTTGCAGCCGTGGCCCTGACCCAGGCCTCTAGCCCCCCGCACAGCTCCGTGCCAACCAGGTGCAGCGAGCACCTGCTCGAGAGTAGCACCCGTGTGGGTTTAGGGCAGCGCTGGCCAGAGCCCCCCGAGTCCCCGGCCGCTGTCCCACTGCAGGCGGCAGACACCCCGCTCAGACCGGCTGAGCCACGAGTGAGTGTCGTGGCTGAGAGCAAAGCTAGCGTggtggcaggaggcagaggggtcCCAGTTGTGCACGGGAGCCCCTGTGGGGGGGTCATGACCCGAATCCCAGGGGgagctccccccacacccctgggcAGTGCTGCGGTGGAGCCTCCGCCTTCTGGGAACCAACAGGCCGAGGAGGACAAGCACGTCCTGCCCAAAGAGCAGGTTCCTCCTGGTGCTGGGGCTCCCTGCCAGCCTCCACCACCTGGAGCAGCAGGAGggcagtgggtgggtggggcacTCCAGAAGGGCCCCAACCCCCCAGCACACTCACCGTCTGTGTCCCTCATGAGGGCCGGCGTCCAGGACAGAGTCGAGGTTGGGGACAGGCATCAACCACGGGCAGGCCAGGGAGCACTGGAGGAGGGGGCTGCCGGGCCTGTGAGGCTGGATGGTCCTCCAGACAGGGGCGTGGCTCTGTGGGGCCAGAAGGCTGGGCCACAGGCTATAAAAAAGGGTCAAACACAGCCCAGGGAGGTGAAGGTGGGCCGTGGTGCTGAGGTGGGGGCCACCGAGGTGGGGACAGGTCATCCGTGCACTGGTAAAGTTCCAGAACAtgcacaggggcagagggagaggcctgCTGAGAGACCCCCTTGGGGACATAGTGCCCAggctggaaagaaccaagaaccATCCCCCGCAGAGAAGCCGGGGCACCCAGCACAGGCCCAGGCCGGCAGGACGGCACCCCACATCGCAGCAGGCCCCGCCGACAGCTCGTCAGAAGCAGCATCTgctgtgggagggaggaggaggtccTGCAGACCGGCCCCCAGGGGCAGCCAGGCGGAGGCCGGAGCCCCACACCAGGTGGCAGAAAGCCAGCCTATGGTGGGCAGGAGCCCGTGGTCTTCTGGCCCCGAGCCAGCGCCTGGCTCCACAGGGCCCACACCCAAGCCCGGGGGCTGCGAGATGCCCTGTGCCCCAGCCCAGGAGGGACCCCCAGAAGCCCCGGAGGCAGAGAGTGGTGCGTGGGAGCATGTGCGGTGCGGAAGGCTGGCGCACTTTGCCAAGTACAGAGCCCAGAGCTTCAGCGACCAGCGGTCCTTCGATCTGTCCTTCCGACCCACAACCATCAGGGCTAATGACACATTCGAACTCCCCAAGTGA